gcaaatgctagaagtctaaaaaaataagatgggagagttagaatatatagcactaagtgatgtagatataataggcatctcagagacttggtggaaagaggacaataaatgggacactgtgttaacagggtacaaattgtaccACGATGATGTATGTTAGAGGGAAtttaatcaaataaaataaaaattccacatgacgcagatagcagcatggaatcattatggatagaaattcatgtgtgaagggaaggagtattcttgtaggggctgtactaccgtccgccaggacagaacgaacagacagatgaaatatttacagagattaggaaagttggcaaattgggcaatattataataatgggtgatttcaattaccccggtaTTGACtggtaaatgttacatcagggagtgccagggaaataaaatttctagatgtaataaatgactacttCTTGGAACAGCTGGTCCAGGAAACGACGAGAGGGGGAGCCGTTTTGGATCTGGTCTTTGGTGGCGTGCAGAgtatagtgcgagaggtggcggtgttgggtcccctgggaaacagtgatcataacatgattaagTTTGAGCTAcaatctgggatgaacccgcaaaagaaatctactgtagctggatttcaaaagggtgactataataaaatgaaaatggttaaaaagaaactaaaaggattggctgcaaaggttaggacactcaaTTAggcgtggacattattcaaaaataccatcttggaagcccagtcaagatgcattccacgtatttgcaaaggtggaaagaagagaaaacgtcagcctgcgtggttaaaaggtgaagtaaaagaggccactacagccaaaagattgtccttcaaaaaatggaaaaaggacccaaacaaagaaaataagaagcaacgtaagcactggcaagtcagatccaaagcattaataaagaaggctaaaagagaatataaagagaaacttgccgcagaagcAAAActcaacaactttttcaggtacatcagaagcagaaaacctgcgaGGGAAtcagtgggaccgttagatcacgaaggagcaaaaggggcgctcaggaaGGGCAagaccatagcggagaaactgaatgaattctttgcttctgtctttacagaaaaTGATGCGAGAGATcttcctgtaccagaaatggttttcaagggtgatgatgcagaggaattaaaagaaatctcagtgaacctggaagatgtaccgtGCCAAATTGAcaaaaagagtagtaaatcacctggactgggtggcatacattcaagggtactcaaagaactcaagcatgaaattgctgatctgctgttagtaatatgtaacctgttgttaaaattgtccatagtacctgaaaattggagggtggccaatgtgacaccgatttttaaaaagggttctaggagtgatctgggaaattatagaccggtaagcctgacgtcggtgcatggcaaaatagtggaaactattacaaagaataaaattatagaacacgtaggtaaacatggtttaatgggacagagtcagcatggattgagccgagggaagtcttgcctcaccaacttgcttcatttctttgaacagtggagtgccacggagatctatactgggaccagtactatttaacatatttataaatgatatggaaatcagaacgacgagtgaggtgattaaatttgcagatgatacaaaactattcaaggttgttaaaacatgtgcagactgtgaaatattgcaggaagaccttaggaaattggaagactgggcatccaaatggcggatgaaatttaatgtggacaaatgcaaggtgatgcacattggaaagaataatccgaatcacagttacctgatgctagggtccaccttgggggggtcagcgctcaagaaaatgatctgggtgtcattgtagataatatgctgaattattctgctcagtgtgcggtggtagccaaaagagcaaacaggatgctaggaattattaggaaagggatggagaataagaccaaaaatactataatgcccttgtatcgctccatagcatgtcttgagtattgcgttcagttctggtcaccatatctcaaaaaagatatagtggaattagaaaaggtacaaagaagagcgactaaaatgttaaaggagatggaactcctctcaaatgaggaaaggctaaagaggttagggctcttcagcttggaaaagagacggatgaggggagatatgattgaggtctacaaaatccttagtggtgtagaacgagtagaagtaagtcaattttttactcgttccaaaagtacaaagactaggggacacttgaagttacatggaaatacttttaaaacaaataggaggcaatatttcttcactcaacgaatggttaagctctagaactctttgccggagaaggtggtaatagcagttaacgtatctgggtttaaaaaaggtttggacaaattcctggaggaaaagtccatagtctgctattgagacagacatggaaagcaattgctttccctgggatttgtagtatggagtgttgctatgatttgggtttctgccaattacttgtgacctggcttggccgctgtgtggaaaacaggatactgggatagatggaccattgatctgacccagtatggctactgttatgttcttatgtaatgcaAAATTTACACAGAATTCTGCATTTACcttatatagggggtcttttacaaaggtgcggtagcatttttagtgtgcattaatcaTTAACGTATGTTGAAGACTAGAGAcctccatagaaatatataggtgtctctagcagttAGCGCTGGCTTAATTTTCtctcatgctaaaaatgctagtgcgccttagtaaaaggaccccataatttggcATTGAGCCAGCATATGGTAAGTACGGAGGAAAGAAGCAAGAAGGAGTAATTGAACATACAGCAACTTGTAAGTGTAGAACTAGAAGGAGTAATAAACAGTAGCGGTTGAGGAGAGACAAATGGAGTGACAATAAGCATACAGGAACTACTGATAGGAAAAACAGGAGCAACAACATGCTATCAAACAAGAAACCAgcacaaaagaaaacaggaaatgGAGAAATACCCCCTACAGAGTGAGAAAATTAAAAGTAGGTGGTTTCAAAGCAAACATTTATTTATGAAactttttataatatttttttatgaaacaatcattcaaaatggttcacagataaaaaataaatgttttatttatttattttatatttctttttagaTGCACTCATACTACGTACAAATGGGCCTACAGCTCTTAATCTTTTACTGATCCATTTACAATGGATCATTAAGTAAAGTCTATTAAGGCCTCCTCAGTAGGCTGGTCCCTTTTTCTCTCATGCCACTTCCTTCTCAGTTCTTCAATTTCCTCTCCAAACATTTGGTGCAGCCTTGGGAAGTTGTCTTCTTCTATTTCCCTTTCTACTAAGAGCTGACCCAGAGCACCATGGGCCAGTTTTCTGGGCcgtgacttcatcaactcaggttctgtGTTGTCTGAGCTCTTTCTGTTTTTTGTCAGTTTGTCTTCCAAGCTTGGCACTGGTACACCGGGCCAGATTACATTAATGTCATTGCGAGCACAGCAGAGCTGTTTGTATTGTTGTGCCAGATCTGTCACCAGCATACGTAGGTAACTGAAACTtgcagaggttagggctcttatcCAGGCTTCCATTGATGCCTGGTCCTCAGCAGCCATCTTGTAGGCCCGCAAGCTGGGGCCCTGGAAGGCCACAGCAAAGGCAAATGCCTCATCAGACTTGCAGAGCTCCACAGAGCAACCCTCCAACACAATGATGCCCAGAGGCTCACGGTCCCCGCATCGTTCAAAGTAGAAAAGGAAGTTGCCACGGAGGCAAAACCAGCGGCGCTGGTAGGAGGTATTCAGCTCACCCTTCTTGTAGAGATAGCCTTCCTTATCTGGTGAAGTAATGCTGTGGCAGTATGACAGCACTGGGCGAGAATGAAGCTTCATAGTAAGAAGGTGGCATGAGATTATCTGATGGGTAAAAGAAAGAGATGAGTATAGTGTGATGAAGAAAGGGACAGAGAAAAAAACATGGTAGGGAAAACAGGAACGGACAAATATAGAGATGGAcagataaacagaaaaaaaagaaaatgggaaAAATTGGTTTATACAGAAATTAAACATAACTgaatgatattcaaagcaagttcTATGTTTACTGGTGGCTGTTCATGTAATTGGGCCATTTAAATTGTTAAATGACCCAATACTAGCCATATAAAAGGGGTGAGGGTGGGGTAGGcaaaaagaaattaatcagatataTATTTTATACCTGTAGAATAAATAGGGAATAGATCTATAAAGTGGATTCCAATACGACAGAATATAAAAGGGTACCTAAATACAATGGCATGTAGGTTTAAACTAGGTGTACACACAGGTGACGTACACAGTTATGCATGTCAATTATAGAATACCTGCTCTTTGGGGGGGTAGCAAAGTAGGCATTAGCATTTATatcagttctatggctggtgtatgTCTTGCCTAATTTATACATGTGTATTTGCACTGCTAcacctagtattctgtaaagaaaagtaggtgcctaaaaataagtgcccctttatagaattgccctcatagtATACTTACCATACTGGCTCAATCGTATATTTTGCATAACTACCCATATGGATAGTGGTGTTGAATACACATGCTAAGTTAAGTGTTGGCATTTATCTTAAACAGTCGTCATGCTGACGATATCCAGCTCGTGGGTTTCTCTAaatactatgggctagattctatataaggtgcctgaaaaatcagtgtagaaaaaaaatatgcctaggcgtattctgttaAGTATGCctaagttttatagaatagggttaaatttcagtgcggtatatagaataacacTGAGCGCCTCTTCACGTGATGAAATGTAGTTGCAGCCATTTactccatgttttacttggcgttaaatcctgacacctaaattaggtgtagagcagatgtattctataacaaggtgcatagattttagaaaatgcccatggcccatttatattatttattaagatttgatcacaccttttttagtagtagctgaaggtgagttacattcagtggtgtgctggagctggctcgcactggCTCTACAGAACCAGTTGTTAATTTTTGAacaattttgcgagccggttgttgtgctATCAGCAGGGActtggaggggtttttttttcacaaattgcAGCGTTAGGCTGGAGGCATGcatgcccaaacacaccagctgtcacctgatattggtgcatgCGTGGTGTGTGGCAACCTTTTCTCCTCGTGCTACACTGCAGACAAGAGATTTGTGTGCTTGCGGCTCATCTCTGCAGCGCTCCTGATCACAGCCCAGCTGGTTGTGGAGCTGTACAGTCCAACACTAACCTCAACTTGGCTGCCCCGCCGCTGTCCTGAGATTTCAGCTGCCAGAAAGGACAGGAGAGCCCTGCTGGGCTGATCATTTCGACAGAAGTGCACATTACCCTCTCTGCTGGTAAGAATTTAAGAAGCAGACTTGTAGCTGGGCCCATTTGTTGGGGGAGGAGAAGTCAAGTGGAAATTGGTTTGAGGGAGCATTGCCCCCCGCCCCTCCCCAAAACACTTGCACCGTCTGAGTTccagattctctctcccctgttgctgcccttcccactgccccatgCGTTGAACTTTCAGTTTCTTCCCTCACGCATtcgctccctctccctgcctccctccttcaacctctccccccccccccccccccgccgcagttCGCCGGACTGTTACCGTACCTGCAGGCACTGATTAGGACAGGATGCCGGCGTCGGGGTCCTTCTGCTGCCACGTCCCACCTACTCTAATTCAACTTGCTGTTTCCGTGTAGGCAGGACGCGGTAGGCAAAGGACACCGTCGGGACCAAGAAGTTCGAAGTGATGAGCCGCCTATCTACTCCACGgtaagcaaggaaaccaattTAGTTAATCTTTGTTTTCACTCCTCCGCACAGTTGTCATCTCCTTTAGTGTACACTCAAACCAaaccaagcaaacctatgagttgctgcaatgctgcatccacgttgtcgtttttTATTGTTTGTCCATCTGCAACAAGTCTAAAGCTTTTTCAATTGGATGTcatagtgccttaaaaggtagaggtcaatagtttgtttttttacttattggacagctttttaatttatttgaaagcttcccatatgatataaatatcatgaaataacaattgaatatcactaaaacatcttaaattattatagctggtagaaacagcaattttaaactctgtattttgtgctcatttttctacactaaaaaaaaataataataataaataaatacatacatatatacactctctgtatacaatacagatggccaaatttcagtgaggatatcctgtttcctgatgagttcaccttaactgttgttgtagtctaccttgggaagccttgtgttataaagatgataatggaatatattgaaattaaatggaagtagaattaaactctcctttcattggggcacatggaatcagatcttaatctgttttgtagaagtttaacttttagatacacaaatggattattctgttttgaacaagttttaggggcaagtggttttttagtggaggagtggcctaggttagggtggtggactttggtcctgaggaactgagttcgattcccggcacaggcagctccttgtgactctgggcaagtcacttaaccctccattgcctgtcgcattgagcctgccatgagtgggaaagcgcggggtacaaatgtaacaaaaaataaaaatattttgtttcatgcagatttcttttgtttaaacataaatgggccataagcccctaatgcagcccattggttttcttatattttgttcttgtgataaattatactgtgccaaaactgaaaactcttatctctatctggtcgataataaaaggagctcattgtgaacactatccacccttaaaaggttgttttgtggctgtacatgaagaattatgatattgactaaatacgtgtatgtgtgtgtccatagtcctgcatcctaagtttatgtaatcctttcaagaaatccagttaatcttttaacttattagtggagcataaccgcagagtcatggtatggtcacattttcaatatggtaatactagtgcCCATCTAAGGAACAGCCAGATTATTTTGAGTtactcttcactggaccaaacttgctttccttgtgccatcactatccagcaggtaggcagtgtcttaaaagatggaggataaaggattttttttaacattaaaagaaggtacatttggatgtaaggattgtttGATAGCAcactctctccccgggtatagccagctctgctttttttttttggggggggggaggggttgcagaggtggaccagggagagagcctgttgttaaaaatttaccagcacaccacaggttacattcaagtacactggatagttctctgtcccaggagggctcacaatctaagtttgtacctgaggcaatggaggattaagtgacttgcctaagatcacaaggagcagcagtggtatttAAGACACTgtctacctgctggatagtgataacatagtaacatagtagatgacggcagaaaaagacctgcacggtccatccagtctgcccaacaagataactcatatttgctgctttttgtgtataccctactttgattaaggaaagcaagtttggtccagggaAGACTAAgtcaaaataacctggctgttccttagatGGGCATTAGTATTaccttattgaaaatgtgaccataccatgactctgcggttatgctccagtaataagttaaaagatta
The genomic region above belongs to Microcaecilia unicolor chromosome 7, aMicUni1.1, whole genome shotgun sequence and contains:
- the LOC115474255 gene encoding sesquipedalian-1-like isoform X2, yielding MKLHSRPVLSYCHSITSPDKEGYLYKKGELNTSYQRRWFCLRGNFLFYFERCGDREPLGIIVLEGCSVELCKSDEAFAFAVAFQGPSLRAYKMAAEDQASMEAWIRALTSASFSYLRMLVTDLAQQYKQLCCARNDINVIWPGVPVPSLEDKLTKNRKSSDNTEPELMKSRPRKLAHGALGQLLVEREIEEDNFPRLHQMFGEEIEELRRKWHERKRDQPTEEALIDFT
- the LOC115474255 gene encoding sesquipedalian-1-like isoform X1 — protein: MILSIREGKRGSLRKADKSKEEIISCHLLTMKLHSRPVLSYCHSITSPDKEGYLYKKGELNTSYQRRWFCLRGNFLFYFERCGDREPLGIIVLEGCSVELCKSDEAFAFAVAFQGPSLRAYKMAAEDQASMEAWIRALTSASFSYLRMLVTDLAQQYKQLCCARNDINVIWPGVPVPSLEDKLTKNRKSSDNTEPELMKSRPRKLAHGALGQLLVEREIEEDNFPRLHQMFGEEIEELRRKWHERKRDQPTEEALIDFT